Sequence from the Pontibacter pudoricolor genome:
AAACCGTTGAAAATTGGAACTGTTAAGTTAAGGCTAACCTGTTTACCAATTGTATTTTGTAGTTGGTCAATAAATGGATAATCAGTTTCTAATAGTTTAGGCGTATAGTAAGTAAATAACTCAGGTTCACCATTGGGCCCTATCGGGTTAGTTATTAGTGAATTCTTAGAAAACTCCCCTGTTGGATCAAATAACCTTTGTTGACTATTATAAAAAGTATTTATTCCTGCACTTAGTGACAATCTTGGATAGTAAGCTCCACGAGCAACTGCTAATCCTTTATCTGCACTCATAACTCTAAAATCAGCAGCTTTTACTCCCGGTTGAGTTTGTATTGCAGCATCATATACTATAGTTGGCTCTACGAGTACAGGAAGTTGATCTGGTTCCGGTACTTCAGGTACAACTATAGCAAAATCACGCGCTTGATCACCCTCTAAATTAAGAAGTTGGATAAGTGACAAACGTGAAATGTCCCGTTGATTCTGAGCATTTATAATATCCAGCTCATCTGTAGAAAGTTGTGACTCCAGATCCAAAACTGCTACTTCGGCAACACTACCTGCTTTGTAGAGAAGCCTGGTTCTATCTAGTTGTTTTTGCGTAGTACTACGCTGCAGTTCTGCAGTTTTTATAAGTTCTTCTGCAAACAGTACATTAAGATATGAAGTGATGATCTGAAGTGAGATGTCGTTTTGAATAGCCTGAACATCAAAATCGCTTGCTTGCAGATCATAACCACGCTGCTTGATCAGGTTAGTTTGCTGCAAGCCCATAAACAACGGTACCGAAGCATTAGCACTAACACCAAGGGAAGTATACTCATTTGTTCGTACCTCCTGAACAGTAGGGTCAACAGTTGTTCCTGAGCTAAATGTGCTTTGCGCAGATCCGTTTAAGCTCGGTAATCGGTCCAGTTTTGCTTGCTTTAAATCAATAGCATTCAGGTCGCGGCCTACGCGGGTTTGTTTTACCTGCAGGTTGTTTTTCTGAGCGTATTCAATTGCCTCTGTCAGTGTCCAGCCGCCATTGCCGGGGTTGTCCTGGGCAAAGGCAGGCGTTGAGAACAATAAGGAGCCCAGCGCAACCGCTAAAAGCAGGTTCACAGATTTCTTCTTCATAGTTTAGGTTTTAAGGGTCGGTTATAGATCAATGTTCGGAATATAGACCACGTGTTTCACCCAACTTAATTGTTTCAGGTATTCCAGGGTTATTGGTTTTATACCAGAGTCCATCTCTATAAACTGGCGGGCCATTTCATTCTTGCCTTTTCTGGATACGCTCATGGTTGCAATGTTGCAATCGTCGTGGGCTATAACGGAGGCTATAAAAGCGATACTACCTGTTTTATCTTCCGCATCAATAATAAGCGTATGCAGGTTAGCAGAGAAGCTGGCAGTAAAGCCATCTACTTCCACTATCTGTATCACACCACCACCGCGGCTCTGGCCAACAACCTCAACTTCGCGGCCCTGGGCTTTCAGGTTAAGCTTAATGGTATTCGGGTGCATGGTTGATGCATTGCCAACAGACTTGAACGTATATTTCAGGCCACGCTCTTTGGCATGGTCGAAGGCTTCTTTTATGCGTTTATCGTCGGTTTTAAAATCAAGCAGACCGGCAACTATAGCACGGTCGCTGCCGTGACCCTCGTAGGTGCGGGCAAAAGAATTATAAAACGTGATGATGGCTTCTTCGGGAGCGGCACCAAGTATGCGGATGGCAGCTCTGGCAATACGAACCACACCAGCTGTATGCGAGCTGGACGGACCGATCATAACGGGACCAATCATATCAAAAACACTACTTTTCTCGGCCATAACAGGTAAGCGTATTAATAAAATATCGTGAAAACCAAATTTATGAATAAACTCCCAGTATTTCAGCAAGCAAACTATAAATTAGGCATATTTCTACCAATCAGCTTTTTAGCTATACCAACAACACTGCCCGCTCTATAAAATCTTGCAAACAGGCTCTTAAACTATAGTTAGCAGTAGCCATTAAGGGCTCTGGTGTAGTTAAATTGTCATTCTCTGGCGTAAGATAAACTATAGGCAGTATAATATTTTAGAAATGCCATGTACCAAACTATAGTTTTTCTTACTTTGCACAGTAAATGAGCATCTCATCAAACAAACCAACTATGGACTACAACTTTAAACCGGAAGTGCTTGAGCAACTAAAGCGGCTGGAAGAAAAGTATGTGCCTTTAGGCCAGGATCTGGCTGCCTACCTGGAAGGACTCTACCACACCGATTTTATTAACTACTGGGATTATATTCACCTGGATACGCTGCTAAGCCTGCAGAACCCACGCACCAATATTCCGGACGAAAAGATCTTTATCATGTACCACCAGATCACGGAGCTTTACTTTAAGCTTTGCCTGGAAGAGTACAGACAAATAGGTGAAGATAAAGCTATTACCGCCGAAATGTTAACCAGGCGCTTGAAGCGCATCAACCGCTATTTCGATAACCTGATAAACTCGTTTGATGTGATGGTAGATGGTATGGATCCGAAGCAGTTCCTGCAGTTCCGGATGGCGCTGATGCCGGCCAGTGGTTTTCAGTCTGCGCAGTACCGTTTAATTGAGATCGCGTCTACAGACCTACGTAATTTGGTGGCAAAAGACAAGCGCTCTGTGCTGGGATTACAGAGTACCCAGGAAGAAATGATTGGTTGCATTTACTGGAAAGAAGGTGCCACGGAAGTAGCATCGGGTGCTAAAACACTTACCCTGATCCGCTTCGAGGAGAAATATACCAAGCAGCTGATTGAGTTTGCAAAAGAATACCAGGATAAAAACGTGTGGAGCGTGTATAAGCGCCTGCCGGAAGATGAACAGCAAAACGAGAAGCTGAAAAGACAAATGCGCGACCTGGACAGCAACGTGAACGTGAACTGGCCACTGATGCACTATAAATCAGCGGTGCGTTACCTGCAGCGCGACCCGGATGTGATTGCCGCAACAGGCGGAACGAACTGGATGAAATACCTGCCTCCAAAATTCCAGAAACGTATTTTTTACCCGGAGCTATTCACGGAACAGGAAACCGAAGAATGGGGCAAAGGCTGGGTAGATAAAGTGCTGAATGGAGAAATTTAATTGTTGGAGGTTTAATTGTCATTTCGAGCCAAAGCGAGAAATCTATTACTACCTATAGTTGAGATAGATCTCTCCTATCGTCGAGATGACAAATATTATATAAAGGACCTCACAGTGTCTTCGCGATCTGTGAGGTCTTTTTTATTATAAATTGAATTAGCATTACCTTTGTAGTGTTATCGTCAAACTATAGCTGGATGTATTTTTTAACCATTCAGCCATTTAGCAATTAATCAAAAAGTTTAAGGTTAACTACCTTACCTGACTTACATGAGAAAAAAAGAACTGGAGCTGGTACTGGCTCCTGAAGTGGCATTTGATGCTGCTCAACTGGAACACGAATTACTTAAAAGCGCTAAGCTTAGCCCGGAAGACGTAAAATTCCTTCACCGCATAAAACGCTCGATAGATGCACGCGGTCGCCAGGTTTTGGTCCGTGTCAAAGCTGATCTGTACTTAGATAACCCTCCTGCTGAAATTATTTCCCCGGTTTATAGGTATGGCGATGTTTCGAAAGAGAAGGCTGTCATTATAGTTGGCGCAGGTCCAGCCGGTTTGTTTGCAGCCCTGCGTTGCATTGAGTTAGGTCTGAAACCTATAGTTCTTGAGCGTGGTAAAGATGTAAGAAGCCGTCGACGCGACCTGGCCGCAATCAATAAAGAACATATTGTAAACCCGGATTCCAATTATTGCTTTGGCGAAGGTGGTGCCGGAACGTACTCTGACGGTAAATTATACACCCGTTCTAAAAAGCGTGGCGACCTGCTCCGTATCCTCCAGATATTTGTGCAGCATGGCGCTACCCCGGATATCCTTTTCGATGCGCACCCACACATTGGCACCAATAAACTACCCAAGATCATAGAAGCTCTCCGTGAAACGGTGCGGGAAGCCGGCGGCGAAGTGCTTTTTGATATGCGCGTGACCGATTTTATAGTTGAACGTGGCGAAATGAAAGGCGTTGTGACACAGGATGGCCAGGAATATATTGGCGAATCGGTGATTTTGGCGACAGGCCACAGTGCCCGCGACATTTTTGAAACGTTGCACGCATCAGGGGTAACTATAGAAGCCAAGCCTTTTGCCATGGGTGTGCGCGTGGAGCATCAGCAGAGCCTTATAGATAGCATTCAGTATAAATGCGACGACCGCGGACCTTATCTGCCTGCTTCGTCTTATGCCCTGGTGCAGCAAACGGTTTACAATAACAGGCAACGTGGTATTTTCTCGTTCTGTATGTGCCCGGGCGGATTTATTGTTCCGTCTGCAACGGCACCTGGCGAGGTGGTGGTTAACGGTATGTCGCCGAGTCGCCGCGATTCTAAATTTGCCAACTCGGGGATAGTAGTGGCTATTGAGCTGGAAGATATGGAGCTTGAAAAATATGGTCCCTTTGCCGGTTTGCATATGCAGCAAGCCCTGGAACAGAAGGCGTGCCAGATGGCAGGTGGCACGCAGGTCGCTCCTGCCCAGTTGTTACAGGATTTTACAAACGGTAAAGTAAGTAAATCTTTGCTCGAAACGTCGTACCAACCCGGCCTCGCATCTGTAGATATGAACGAACTGTTCTCTGAGGACATGGCGTACCGTTTACGTGAAGGTTTTAAAGGTTTTGGTAATAAAATGCGTGGCTACCTGAGCAACGATGCCCAGATCGTTGGCGTGGAAAGCCGTACCTCTTCACCTGTCAGGATCCCGAGAGATAAGGAAACACTGGAACACGTAACGATAAAGAACCTGTACCCTTGTGGCGAAGGAGCAGGTTATGCGGGTGGTATCGTTTCTGCTGCCATGGATGGCGAGCGTTGCGCGGAAATGATCGCAGCCAAAGTAAAACGCGTGCTATAGTTTTGTACCGGCTTTAGAAAGAGTTGATTTAAAACTAAACTATAGAAGTAACTGTAAACTAACTATATACTTTGTTCTATTTAAAGTAATAACTATGAAAAAGACAGTAGTGCTGGGAGCCTCGGATAATCCATCACGCTATTCGTATAAAGCCATAAACCGACTTAAACAGCACGGGCACGAAGTGGTGCCGGTTGGTATTAAAAATGCGACGGTAGAAGGACTCCAGATAATTACAGATAAAACCCAGAAGGTAGATAATGTTGATACGGTTACACTATACGTGGGTCCACAGAATCAACCCGTTTGGTACGACTACATTATAGGCCTTAAACCAAAACGCATTATTTTTAACCCGGGCACAGAAAACCGCGAATTAGAGCAACTGGCTGAAGATAATGGCATAGAAGCTTTACACCACTGCACCCTTGTTATGCTGGCCAGCAGCACCTACTAAAATTTTTTCGGCTCAAACTATAACCTACCGAAAAAGGCATCCGTATAAATAAGTGTAAGTTAAGCAGATGGCATTAGTTGTCTTATGTTTAACAAAGAAAAAGGGATCTGATAAAGATCCCTTTTTTGTTTTCTATAGTTTAAAGCCTGCTTTCCGGCGTTTTCCTGTCTTCCTCCTGCATTTCCTCCATCTGGTAACGCATTGTGGATGCAAGTGCGCTATCCGGCAATAAATTAGAGGCACCTGCCTGCACTTTATTCATCATCCCCGGAACTATACGCGACTCTCCTTTCATTAAAGCGGTATAACCATCTCTGGCAACGTCCTCCGGCGATGACATTGGTCCGTTTGCAGCCCGTGTATTTTCGGCTTCGGCACGTTTAAAGAAATAAGTATCACTAGGCCCCGGGCAAAGCGCTGTTACTGTTATGTTCTTGTCTTTCAATTCGTTTTGCAGCGCTTCTGTAAAGGAAAGTACGAAGGCTTTGGATGCAGCGTAAACCGACATCAGCGGCGACGGCATAAAGGAAACGATAGAGGCCACATTCAATATTTTTCCTTCGTCGCGTGCCACCATATCTTTCAGGAAAAGCTTGGTCAGGTGTACAACCGAGCTGATGTTAAGTTGGATGATCTCCAACTCCCGGATAAGATCTGTTTCATGGAAAAAACCATGTAAACCGGCACCGGCATTGTTTACCAGCACATCCACCGTTATTCCTTTCTGCTTTAGCTGGTCATAAATCTCCTGCGGAGCCTCAGGTCGCGATAGATCTGATTGTACGATACAAACATGGTCTAACTGGTATTCGTCCTGCAAACTATAGCCGAGCTCTTTTAAGCGGTCTTCGCTGCGCGCCACCAGCACCAGGTTGTACTTGTCTTTGGCAAACTGCCTGGCAAATTCCATCCCGAAACCGTTGGATGCTCCCGTAATGAGTACGGTCTTCTGATTGTTACCTTCCATTGTTTTCATAGTTATATTTTATACTCCCGGATAACGCATCTACCATTACCGGAAGTATAAGTTTACACCTACAACAAGCTGAAGGTTACTTCCTAACTATAAAGCCATTAGCAAACAGAGCAAAAGGCAACATTGACCAGGTAACCGGCTTAGAACTAAACTTCGCGGCGAAGGACCTCTAATGGCGGCCTGCTTAATATTCCGCGACTGTTCAGAATGCCTATGATTACTGTAAGCAGCGTAATACCGATAAATACCGGAATAAGTGGCCACAATACAGGCACAAAACTTACTTCGAAGCTGAACACTGCCAGCGCCCAACTGGCAATTACTGCCAGCACCACACCTGTGCCAGAAGCCAAAGCGCCTAGCAGCAGGTATTCGAAAGCCGTGATAGTTAGTATCTGTTTACGACTGGCACCTAAGGTACGCAGCAGCACACTTTCCTGCACCCTTTGGAATTTACTGATATTGACCGAGCCAATCAGCACCAGCAAACCCGTACTGATACTGAACAGGGCCATGAAACGGATCACAAAAGAGATTTTGCCCAGGATATCATCCAGCGTCTGCAGAATAAGGTCTAAGTCTATGGCAGAAACATTCGGGAAATGCTGCACAAGCGCACGCTGAAAATCAGCTGATTGCTGGTCTGATTTGGTACGCGTCATCAGGATATAAAACTGTGGAGCGTCTTCCAGCACGCCTTTAGGGAAAAGCACCAGGAAGTTACTCTGTACACGGTTCCATTCGATTTCGCGGAGATGGGCCACACGTGTTTTCATTAAAGCACCCTGCACGTTAAATACCATCGTGTCGCCAAGCTTTACTTTAAGTCTTTCGGCATATCTGTCTTCTAACGAGATCGGTATAACTTCGGTGTCTGCAGATACTTCCCCTTTCCACTCCCCTTCAGCACTGGATTCAGAATCTATTAAGGTATCGCGGTAAGTTACGCGGTACTCACGGGTAAAAGCCCAGTCCGGGATTTCCAGAGTTGTATCCTTTCGCACGTCGTTTCCGGTAAGGCCGTTCATTTCCTCGAGGCGCATGGTGACAACTGGTACTAATTGCTGCACCGGCAACCCTTCTTTTCTGACCATATCTACCACGCCCTGTTTCTGAGCAGTCTGAATATCGAATAAAACAAGATTAGGCTGATGTTCGCTGCCAGCTATGGCAACCTCTGAAATCAAAAGGCGCTGCATCAGCACAAGTGTAGCAATTAGCGCTGTACCCAGACCAATAGAAACTGTCAGCAATAATGTTTGATTATTGGGTCTGTATAAGTTAGCAAGGCTCTGGCGCCATACATAGCCCCAGTTTACCGGGAAAAACCGTTTTACCAGCCACATCATGCCACGCGCCAGCAAGGCCAGCACTATAAATCCAACTACAACACCACCTGTAAAAGCCAGCGCCCGCAGCCAGGTACCTAACTGAAAATAGGCGAACACTAACACAAACAAAAGTATCAACCCATAAACGGCTAAACGCAACGGGTCTTTCTGGTTGGTAAGGTGCTCTACACTGGAGCGCAGGGTGATGATCGGGGAAACATTGCGTATAGTTAGCAACGGCAGCAGGGCAAATAAAACCGAAACCAGCACCCCAATCCCAATACCTTCAGCAATAGCTGCCCATGATACCGAAACAGTAACCTCTACGGGAAGGAAAGCCTGGAATAACTGCGGTAAGTACAACTGTATCAGGCTGCCAAGAATGGCTCCGATAACAGCACCTATCAATCCCATAGCCATTACCTGGAACAAGTAGATCAGAAAAGCCTGTTTGCCACTAACCCCGATGCAGCGCAGTACACCTATAGTTGCCAGCTTTTCACGGATGTACACATGCACGGCACTTGCCACACCCACGCAGCCCAACAGCAACGCCACAAACCCAACCAGCGCCAGGAAACTTGCCAGGTCGCTATACGCTTTACCGGTACTTTCCTGCCGGCTTTTTACGGTATCAAAGGCAATTCCCTCTTCGTCCAGGCGTGGCTCCAGTTTTTTAACCAGTTTGTCGGCGTCAGTTTTGGCAGGGAGTTTAAAGTAATGATAATAGCTGATGCGGCTGCCTTTCTGTAACAATCCGGTAGCTTCCAGGTACTCTCTTGGGATGTAAACCGCAGGAGCTATAGTTGCCGTAACAGCCGATTGCCCCGGAATTTTGTGTAAAGCCCCTGCAATTTCAAACGTAAGATTGCCAACCCGGATAGAGTCGCCGGGTTTGGTATTGAATTGGAGCAGTAAGGTATTATCAACCAGCGCACGTCTGCCCTTCCGGAAGTTTCTGCTTGCCTCCTTAGGCTCGGTTTCGATAGCGCCATAGTACGGAAAGCCACCTTCGAGGGCACGAACTTGTACCAACCGGGTGCTTTGCGATGCATTGAAGAACACCATCGATACAAAGCGCACTTCATCCGACCTGTCCCCGCCCACTGAAATTGAATCAATCAGGGTTTTAATCTCTCCTTCCGGTGGTTTATTGCCTGCCATTACCAGGTCTGCCCCGATCAATGACTTTGCCTGTTTGTCTATATCGGTACTCAGGTTATCGCTAAACGAATTGATAGCCACCAGCGCCGCAATACCAAGAACTATAGAGGAAATGAATAGCGCCAGTTTACCCCGGTTACGGCGGCTGTCGCGCCAGGCCATCAGCAGCAGCCAGCGCACGTTAAGCTTAGGTTTATCAGGAAGATGTATATAGTTGTCAGACACGCGGTTGTAATGATTAGTTAGTAATGATTAATGAATAATAAATGGGTTTTAATTCGAATAAGTTATTAGTTATTAGTCATTAGTCATTACTCATTAGAGTCTTTAGCTGGTCCGAAACGATAAGCCCGCCTTTTATTCGGATAATGCGGTTGGTTTTCTCAGCCAGCTCCAGGTCGTGCGTTACCAGCACAAGTGTGGTTCCGGCTTCTCTGTTCAGGTCGAAAAGTAGTTGCTCTACGCGCGTGCCGGTTTCTTCGTCCAGGTTTCCGGTTGGCTCATCGGCAAAAAGGATGGTTGGCCTGTTAGAGAATGCCCTTGCTATAGATACACGCTGCTGCTCTCCACCTGAAAGTTGGGTCGGGTAATGGTCAGAGCGCTCTGCCAGTCCTACACGGCCTAATAATTCCAGCGCCTGTTTCTGTACATTTCGCTCGCCACGTAGCTCCAGGGGCACCATCACATTCTCCAGGGCCGTTAAAGTGGGTATCAATTGGAAATTCTGGAACACGAAACCTACATACATATTCCGAACCTGCGCACGCTCATCTTCGCTCATGTTGTCCAGCTTTACGCCATTCAGAATAACCGAGCCGGAGCTTGCCCTGTCGAGGCCGGCACATAAGCCGAGCAGCGTCGTTTTACCACTGCCCGACGGACCAACTATAGAACAGGTATCGCCGGCCTGCAACGAAAAATTAATGTCCTGCAATACCGTAAGGTGGCGGTCGCCGGAGTCGTACGTTTTGGTCAGGTTCTGAATATCGAGTATTGTAGACAATGTTGTTAAGTTATAAGGTGTATACCAGAGAAAAACGAAGGCAAAAGATATGTTGTTTGGCTAAAACGTAATAACTGTTTATGTTCGTTATATGTTTAACAGGAATAAGCTATAAAATTACAACTAAAAAGATAAAGCGTGAAGTTAAAAAATAATTGGATCTGGGCCCTGGTACTAAGCTTAACTATAGTTGGTTGCAGCCAAACGGAAAGTAATACAGAACAGACAGCAACCGGCCAGGAAGCCGTAGCAGGAAATAAAGAAGGCAGTAAGGTAGCTGCCAGAAAGGAAGATACTAAAGTGATCCTGTTCTTCGGGAACAGCCTTACTGCCGGTTACGGACTAGAGCCCCAACAGGCTTTCCCAGCGCTCATTCAGCAACGCCTGGATTCTCTTGATCTGCCTTACAAAGTAATTAACGCAGGCGTAAGCGGCGAAACTTCAGCGGGTGGTAAAAGCCGGATTGATTGGTTACTCAAAAAACCTGTTGATATTTTTGTACTGGAACTGGGTGCAAACGACGGTCTTCGCGGTATTGATCCGGAAAGTACTTATAAGAACCTGAAAACGATCATAGAAAAAGTTAGAGCCAAAAATCCGGACGTACAGATCATCCTGGCAGGCATGATGTTACCACCAAGTATGGGCCAGAAATACACCCGTTCTTTTGGGGAAGTATTTACAAGGCTGCAAAAAGACGAGCGTGTTACCCTGATCCCTTTTTTATTGGAAGGCGTAGCCGGTGACCCGGAATTGAATCAGAATGATGGCATACATCCTACTGAGGAAGGTCAGAAAATATTAGCTAAGAACGTTTGGAATGCACTGGAAACGATCGTAATACCGGAACCGGCACAGTAACTATAGGCTCTGAAAAAAAATTGCACAAATTTTTCAACCAAGCGTAACCTTCTTCTAACAGTCCCGTTAGTATGTATGGCTAAAAGTTGAAAATTATATTTTCATAAACTTACTAAAAGGTTCTCCTCCCGGAGAGCCTTTTATGTTTTCAGGCCTTTCCTACTTGCCGGTAATTTATAGTTTGCCCAAACACTACCAATCTAAAGTTGTACGGTTATAGTTGCTGAATGCATTTATTGTTTTGAGCCTTTGTTGGTGTTATCACCAACAATCGATCACCTTGCTCTTTACACTTGCTGGTAAAAAAACACGGCAAGGGCGTAAACACAGAACAAATAAAACACTAAACAGCTGGCTAATATTAAAACACGCAAAATATTGCGTCTCTACATAACTCTTTAATGCCTCTCTCCCTTCTTGAATATTTTATTTCCAGGATATTAAAAATATTTATAGTTGATAATCAATAATTTATAGTTAGTGATAAGGCTATATCTAAAAAAAAGAAGAAATTTATAATCCCTCAGGCAACCTCCGGCCTAAACCTTACATCTTAGGTTCAGAAGCGCAGCAAAATGCTGAGACGATTAACAAGACAACGAGTAGATTATAAGTTAAACTTTTACCCAGCGTGACAGAGTCAGAATTAATAGCAGGATGCCAGCAGGCTGACAGTAAAGCGCAGAAGGTGCTTTACGAACGCTATGCCTCGCAGATGTACGGTGTTTGTTTGCGCTATCTTAAAAACGACATGGATGCAGAAGAAGCTTTACTGAACGGGTTTATGAAGATTTATCAGAACATAAACCGCTTTGAAGCCAAAGGCAGTTTTGAAGGATGGGTACGACGGATTATGGTAAACGAAGCGCTGGGCTTTTTAAGGAAAAAAGAACCACTGCACCTGGCCATTGAAGACGGTTACACACAGATTGCCGGAACCGGCGGCGCAGACCAAGACCTGAACGAAAACGAATTATTAGGATTACTACACACGCTACCAGCCGGCTACAGAGCCGTGTTTAACTTATATGCCATTGAAGGCTACTCTCATAAAGAGATCGCCGACATGCTGAACATAACAGAAGGAACATCAAAATCACAACTTAGCAAGGCCCGCGCCATGTTACAAAAAAGACTGACCGGGCAGGAAGCAATTGCCAGCTAAGAAAGGAGGAAAATTATGGAACCTGAAGAAGTAGATAAATTATTTAATGAGCGCCTGGGCCGGATGGCTCCTACGCCACCCGCTGACCTCTGGAACCGACTGCAGGAACGCATGGAGGCAGAAATGCCGCAGGCTGCACCACAGATACAACCGGAACAGCACGAAGAAAAACGCAGGTACGGATTTTTGTACTACGCTATTGCAGCTGCCATTGCTTTATTAATAGCTGTGGGTGTGGTTCTAAAGTTCAATCAGCCGCAAACTGTTACCGACCAGACTATAGCCCAGGTTGATTTAGGAACTAAGAAAACTACAGAGCCGGCACAAACTATAACCCCGGATGAAACAGCAAAAAGTACAGAACAAACGATAGCAGCTGCTACGCCGGAACAAATTATAGATGAGCCAACTATAACTGAAGAACCAACTATAGTTGCAGAGCCTGCTAAAACGATTGCTAAAAAGCCGGTTGCCAAACCACGCAGAAAAGCTGAGCAGCAATGGGTGAAAGTGAAGGATATAAAACAACCCGCTATGCTGGCACAGCGAACTACTAATTCAGCGCAACAGGTTGAGGAGCCTCAGTTACCAACTGCAGTACACACGCCGGTTGCTTTTGCTTCATCAAACAGCGCCGAGCCGGTTCAGATCATCATTAAGCGCACTGTAAACGACGACCCAGTTGCAATGGCATCGGCAAATGAGCCGGAAGAAAGCAGCTCTTTCCAGAAAAAGCAGCGCCTTGCCAAAAATATCTTTAAACAGGTAAAAAATCTCTCTAACGGGGAGCAGGTAGACTTCTCTGACCTGGGCGTAAATGCCAACAAAATTGCACTCGAAACAAAAATCGGAAAACAGAAAATCTCAAAAGTAATCAATCTCTAATCCCTTAAAACCATGAAACGAATACTACTTGTAATGGCCATCTGCATGGCCGCAGCTACCGGTGTGTCTGCCAAAGGCGGCCTTACCGTTGCCAACAGAGCCGGAACCCAGGACACGATTGTTGTAAAAATGGCCAATGGCGCTAAAATGATCCTGCAACTAAAGAACATGAAGCAACTTGAAGCGTTCCAGAACTATAGCCTGGACTCGCTGATGCGCGAACTGAACAACTATG
This genomic interval carries:
- a CDS encoding TolC family protein, with the protein product MNLLLAVALGSLLFSTPAFAQDNPGNGGWTLTEAIEYAQKNNLQVKQTRVGRDLNAIDLKQAKLDRLPSLNGSAQSTFSSGTTVDPTVQEVRTNEYTSLGVSANASVPLFMGLQQTNLIKQRGYDLQASDFDVQAIQNDISLQIITSYLNVLFAEELIKTAELQRSTTQKQLDRTRLLYKAGSVAEVAVLDLESQLSTDELDIINAQNQRDISRLSLIQLLNLEGDQARDFAIVVPEVPEPDQLPVLVEPTIVYDAAIQTQPGVKAADFRVMSADKGLAVARGAYYPRLSLSAGINTFYNSQQRLFDPTGEFSKNSLITNPIGPNGEPELFTYYTPKLLETDYPFIDQLQNTIGKQVSLNLTVPIFNGFLARNNVQRAKLGQLNAKINADIERNQLRQTIEQAYVDALAAQRKYAAAKVQVTALEKSYKNAELRLNSGVINTVDFFVITNNYRTAQSNLIQAKYEYTFKLKVLDFYQGKEITL
- the sdaAB gene encoding L-serine ammonia-lyase, iron-sulfur-dependent subunit beta encodes the protein MAEKSSVFDMIGPVMIGPSSSHTAGVVRIARAAIRILGAAPEEAIITFYNSFARTYEGHGSDRAIVAGLLDFKTDDKRIKEAFDHAKERGLKYTFKSVGNASTMHPNTIKLNLKAQGREVEVVGQSRGGGVIQIVEVDGFTASFSANLHTLIIDAEDKTGSIAFIASVIAHDDCNIATMSVSRKGKNEMARQFIEMDSGIKPITLEYLKQLSWVKHVVYIPNIDL
- a CDS encoding tryptophan 2,3-dioxygenase family protein — protein: MSISSNKPTMDYNFKPEVLEQLKRLEEKYVPLGQDLAAYLEGLYHTDFINYWDYIHLDTLLSLQNPRTNIPDEKIFIMYHQITELYFKLCLEEYRQIGEDKAITAEMLTRRLKRINRYFDNLINSFDVMVDGMDPKQFLQFRMALMPASGFQSAQYRLIEIASTDLRNLVAKDKRSVLGLQSTQEEMIGCIYWKEGATEVASGAKTLTLIRFEEKYTKQLIEFAKEYQDKNVWSVYKRLPEDEQQNEKLKRQMRDLDSNVNVNWPLMHYKSAVRYLQRDPDVIAATGGTNWMKYLPPKFQKRIFYPELFTEQETEEWGKGWVDKVLNGEI
- a CDS encoding NAD(P)/FAD-dependent oxidoreductase; protein product: MRKKELELVLAPEVAFDAAQLEHELLKSAKLSPEDVKFLHRIKRSIDARGRQVLVRVKADLYLDNPPAEIISPVYRYGDVSKEKAVIIVGAGPAGLFAALRCIELGLKPIVLERGKDVRSRRRDLAAINKEHIVNPDSNYCFGEGGAGTYSDGKLYTRSKKRGDLLRILQIFVQHGATPDILFDAHPHIGTNKLPKIIEALRETVREAGGEVLFDMRVTDFIVERGEMKGVVTQDGQEYIGESVILATGHSARDIFETLHASGVTIEAKPFAMGVRVEHQQSLIDSIQYKCDDRGPYLPASSYALVQQTVYNNRQRGIFSFCMCPGGFIVPSATAPGEVVVNGMSPSRRDSKFANSGIVVAIELEDMELEKYGPFAGLHMQQALEQKACQMAGGTQVAPAQLLQDFTNGKVSKSLLETSYQPGLASVDMNELFSEDMAYRLREGFKGFGNKMRGYLSNDAQIVGVESRTSSPVRIPRDKETLEHVTIKNLYPCGEGAGYAGGIVSAAMDGERCAEMIAAKVKRVL
- a CDS encoding CoA-binding protein, with the translated sequence MKKTVVLGASDNPSRYSYKAINRLKQHGHEVVPVGIKNATVEGLQIITDKTQKVDNVDTVTLYVGPQNQPVWYDYIIGLKPKRIIFNPGTENRELEQLAEDNGIEALHHCTLVMLASSTY
- a CDS encoding SDR family NAD(P)-dependent oxidoreductase, with the protein product MKTMEGNNQKTVLITGASNGFGMEFARQFAKDKYNLVLVARSEDRLKELGYSLQDEYQLDHVCIVQSDLSRPEAPQEIYDQLKQKGITVDVLVNNAGAGLHGFFHETDLIRELEIIQLNISSVVHLTKLFLKDMVARDEGKILNVASIVSFMPSPLMSVYAASKAFVLSFTEALQNELKDKNITVTALCPGPSDTYFFKRAEAENTRAANGPMSSPEDVARDGYTALMKGESRIVPGMMNKVQAGASNLLPDSALASTMRYQMEEMQEEDRKTPESRL